A genomic window from Cupriavidus basilensis includes:
- the glyQ gene encoding glycine--tRNA ligase subunit alpha, with the protein MLTFQQMILTLQAYWDRQGCALLQPIDLEVGAGTSHVHTFLRAIGPEPWRAAYVQPSRRPKDGRYGENPNRLQHYYQYQVVLKPAPENILELYLGSLEALGLDLKQNDIRFVEDDWENPTLGAWGLGWEVWLNGMEVTQFTYFQQVGGIDCKPITGEITYGIERLAMYLQKVENIYDLVWTEWEENGKTRRLTYGDVYHQNEVEQSTYNFEQSNTEILFRHFAEYESEAKRLMGGAEATQQGAPTEVAKRLALPAYEQLLKAAHTFNLLDARGAISVTERAAYIGRIRNLSRLVAQAYYDSRESLGFPMCDREATA; encoded by the coding sequence ATGCTGACCTTCCAACAAATGATCCTCACCTTGCAGGCCTACTGGGACCGGCAGGGTTGTGCACTCTTGCAACCTATCGATCTGGAGGTCGGCGCTGGCACCTCGCACGTGCACACCTTCCTGCGCGCGATCGGCCCGGAACCGTGGCGAGCCGCCTATGTGCAGCCGTCGCGCCGCCCCAAGGACGGGCGCTATGGCGAGAACCCCAACCGCCTGCAGCACTACTACCAGTACCAGGTGGTGCTCAAGCCAGCACCCGAGAACATCCTGGAGCTGTACCTCGGCTCGCTGGAAGCGCTGGGCCTGGACCTTAAGCAAAACGACATCCGCTTCGTCGAGGACGACTGGGAGAACCCCACCCTCGGCGCCTGGGGCCTGGGCTGGGAAGTCTGGCTCAACGGCATGGAAGTCACTCAATTCACGTACTTCCAGCAGGTTGGCGGCATCGACTGCAAGCCCATTACCGGCGAGATCACCTACGGCATCGAGCGCCTGGCGATGTACCTGCAGAAGGTCGAGAACATCTATGACCTGGTGTGGACCGAGTGGGAAGAAAACGGCAAGACGCGCCGCCTGACCTATGGCGACGTCTATCACCAGAACGAAGTGGAGCAATCCACCTACAACTTCGAGCAGAGCAACACCGAGATCCTGTTCCGCCACTTCGCTGAGTACGAGTCCGAGGCCAAGCGCCTGATGGGTGGCGCCGAAGCCACGCAGCAGGGTGCACCGACCGAAGTCGCCAAGCGCCTGGCGCTGCCGGCCTACGAGCAACTGCTCAAGGCCGCACACACGTTCAACCTGCTGGATGCGCGCGGCGCGATCTCGGTCACCGAGCGCGCGGCCTACATCGGCCGCATCCGCAACCTGTCGCGGCTGGTGGCCCAGGCCTACTACGACTCGCGCGAGTCGCTCGGCTTCCCGATGTGCGACCGCGAGGCCACCGCATGA
- the lnt gene encoding apolipoprotein N-acyltransferase: protein MKRVVQAWSGAASAGRDDARGASLPRLLLAAVLGVAHTQAYAPHTWWWLQLLALAGLVALVADAPRARDAAATGYAFGLGWFLSGIWWLYISMHVYGEMPAWMAMLAVLLFGAFLSLYPALAAATWHWLTARRTRTTALALLAPLAFGAAWGLSEWLRGVVFTGFPWLSSGYAHTDGPLAGFAPLVGVYGIGALAATVAALLVAAARGFGRGRDERANPHGMRAGAIALAAAVALPLAGTALVPIAWTTPAGKPISVRLLQGNVAQDIKFEPVGVQRSLELYRDLITAAPADLVVTPETAFPVILQDLPVDIAIAVRDFTVASGTTVLFGAAGADSPVDFTNSVFGLGPLTERLYRYNKHHLVPFGEFIPFGFHWFVNMMKMPLGDFRRGGLDQTPLPVRGILVAPNICYEDLFGEEIAETLRSQKVPANILANVTNLAWFGDTIALDQHLQISRMRALETRRPMLRSTNTGMTAVVTPDGVVAEQLPTFTVGTLTANVQGTQGFTPYVRWGNVPALAACLLVLALAAWRRRRQG from the coding sequence ATGAAGCGCGTTGTCCAGGCATGGTCCGGCGCCGCCAGCGCCGGACGCGACGACGCGCGCGGCGCGAGCCTGCCCCGCCTGCTGCTGGCTGCCGTGCTGGGTGTGGCCCATACCCAGGCCTACGCGCCGCACACCTGGTGGTGGCTGCAACTGCTGGCGCTGGCGGGGCTGGTGGCACTGGTCGCCGATGCGCCGCGCGCCCGTGACGCGGCCGCCACCGGCTACGCCTTCGGCCTCGGCTGGTTCCTCTCCGGCATCTGGTGGCTCTATATCAGCATGCACGTCTATGGCGAGATGCCGGCGTGGATGGCGATGCTAGCCGTGCTGCTGTTCGGCGCCTTCCTCTCGCTCTACCCGGCACTGGCCGCCGCCACGTGGCACTGGCTGACCGCCCGCCGTACGCGGACAACCGCATTGGCGCTGCTCGCGCCACTCGCCTTTGGGGCGGCCTGGGGGCTGTCGGAGTGGCTGCGCGGCGTGGTCTTCACCGGCTTTCCGTGGCTGTCGAGCGGCTACGCTCATACCGATGGCCCGCTGGCCGGTTTCGCGCCGCTGGTGGGCGTCTATGGCATCGGCGCGCTGGCCGCGACCGTGGCCGCCTTGCTGGTGGCCGCCGCGCGTGGCTTTGGCCGTGGTCGCGATGAGCGCGCCAACCCGCATGGCATGCGTGCCGGCGCAATCGCCCTGGCGGCCGCCGTGGCACTGCCGCTGGCAGGCACCGCGCTGGTGCCGATCGCCTGGACCACGCCTGCCGGCAAGCCCATTTCGGTGCGGCTGCTGCAAGGCAACGTGGCGCAGGACATCAAGTTCGAGCCGGTCGGCGTGCAGCGCTCGCTCGAGCTTTATCGTGACCTGATCACCGCCGCCCCGGCCGATCTGGTCGTGACGCCGGAGACGGCGTTCCCGGTGATCTTGCAGGACCTGCCGGTGGACATCGCCATCGCGGTGCGCGACTTCACCGTGGCTAGCGGCACCACCGTGCTGTTCGGCGCCGCCGGCGCGGATTCGCCGGTCGATTTCACCAACAGCGTCTTTGGCCTGGGCCCGCTGACCGAGCGGCTGTACCGCTACAACAAGCACCACCTGGTGCCGTTCGGCGAGTTCATCCCCTTCGGCTTTCATTGGTTCGTCAACATGATGAAGATGCCGCTGGGGGATTTCCGCCGCGGCGGGCTGGACCAGACGCCGCTGCCGGTGCGCGGCATCCTGGTGGCACCCAACATCTGCTACGAGGATCTGTTCGGCGAGGAAATCGCCGAGACCCTGCGCAGCCAGAAGGTGCCGGCCAATATCCTGGCCAACGTGACCAACCTGGCGTGGTTTGGCGACACCATCGCGCTGGACCAGCATCTGCAGATCTCGCGCATGCGCGCGCTGGAAACGCGCAGGCCGATGCTGCGCTCGACCAATACCGGCATGACGGCCGTGGTGACGCCGGACGGGGTGGTGGCGGAACAACTGCCGACCTTCACCGTCGGCACGCTCACCGCCAATGTGCAGGGCACGCAGGGTTTCACCCCCTACGTGCGTTGGGGCAATGTACCGGCGCTGGCGGCATGCCTGCTGGTGCTGGCACTGGCGGCCTGGCGCCGCCGCCGGCAAGGCTGA
- the trpS gene encoding tryptophan--tRNA ligase codes for MTSETQAPQRKVILTGDRPTGQLHLGHYVGSLKSRVALQDTHKQYLLLADTQAMTDNAHDPDKVRRNVLEVALDYLAVGIDPAKTTITVQSHLPALAELTLMYLNFVTVARLERNPTIKEEIQARGFGRDIPAGFLCYPASQAADITGFKATVVPVGEDQAPLIEQTNEIARRINHQVGREVLPEAAALIPRFGRLPGVDGKAKMSKSQGNAISLAASPEQVKEAVMRMYTDANHLKVSDPGQVEGNVVFTYLDAFDEAVEEVAELKEHYRRGGLGDMVLKRRLDGVLQGLLAPIRERREELAKDPASVFDILKQGTEQARLVTQATLDEVREALGMFRF; via the coding sequence ATGACTAGCGAAACGCAGGCGCCCCAGCGCAAGGTCATCCTCACCGGCGACCGTCCCACCGGCCAGCTTCACCTGGGCCACTACGTTGGCTCGCTCAAGAGCCGCGTGGCGCTGCAGGATACCCACAAGCAATATCTGCTGCTGGCCGACACCCAGGCCATGACCGACAACGCGCACGATCCGGACAAGGTGCGGCGCAACGTGCTGGAAGTGGCGCTCGACTACCTCGCGGTCGGCATCGACCCGGCCAAGACCACCATCACGGTGCAGTCGCACCTGCCCGCGCTGGCCGAGCTGACCCTGATGTACCTGAACTTCGTCACGGTCGCCCGGCTCGAGCGCAACCCGACCATCAAGGAAGAGATCCAGGCGCGCGGCTTCGGCCGCGATATCCCGGCGGGATTCCTGTGCTACCCGGCTTCGCAAGCTGCCGACATCACCGGCTTCAAGGCCACCGTGGTGCCGGTCGGCGAGGACCAGGCTCCCCTGATCGAGCAGACCAACGAGATCGCGCGCCGCATCAACCATCAGGTTGGCCGCGAAGTGCTGCCGGAAGCCGCCGCGCTGATCCCGCGCTTTGGCCGGCTGCCCGGCGTCGACGGCAAGGCCAAGATGAGCAAGTCGCAAGGCAACGCGATTTCGCTGGCAGCCTCGCCCGAGCAGGTCAAGGAAGCGGTCATGCGCATGTACACCGACGCCAACCACCTCAAGGTGTCCGATCCGGGCCAGGTGGAGGGCAATGTGGTGTTTACCTACCTCGACGCGTTCGACGAAGCGGTCGAGGAAGTGGCCGAGTTGAAGGAGCACTATCGGCGCGGCGGCTTGGGTGACATGGTGCTCAAGCGCAGGCTCGATGGCGTGCTGCAAGGGCTGCTGGCGCCGATTCGCGAGCGGCGCGAGGAGCTGGCCAAGGATCCCGCCTCTGTGTTTGACATTTTGAAGCAGGGGACGGAGCAGGCACGGTTGGTGACGCAGGCTACGTTGGATGAAGTGCGGGAGGCGTTGGGGATGTTTAGGTTTTGA
- a CDS encoding M48 family metallopeptidase, with amino-acid sequence MKLLRPTPDSPGSQMELPLSDALAGEDRGPGMVPGGLAPAQPNSPAAQPWPQPQPNARRLLVGERAVHYTLKRSSRRTIGFTVDDRGLSITAPRWVTLTDIESAILEKQRWIFNKLGEWQHREARRVLPTVQWRDGASLPFLGKPITLQLESPAGVLLFDAQACILHLALPVHADEQQIKDRVQGWLQHQARRLLAQRLDIYAEKLGVRHSAFALTSAATRWGSCTADGKIRLNWRLMHFPLSMIDYVAAHELAHLKEMNHSPRFWDTVASIFPEFRDARAQLRAHPPELLPTF; translated from the coding sequence ATGAAATTGCTGCGCCCGACCCCCGACTCCCCCGGTTCCCAGATGGAGCTGCCGCTGTCCGACGCCCTCGCAGGCGAGGACAGGGGGCCAGGCATGGTGCCAGGCGGGTTGGCGCCGGCGCAGCCCAACTCCCCGGCGGCGCAGCCCTGGCCCCAGCCGCAGCCCAATGCACGACGGCTGCTGGTGGGCGAGCGCGCCGTGCACTACACGCTCAAGCGCTCGTCGCGCCGTACCATCGGCTTCACCGTGGACGACCGCGGCCTGTCCATCACGGCACCGCGCTGGGTCACGCTGACCGACATCGAGTCGGCCATTCTGGAAAAACAGCGCTGGATCTTCAACAAGCTGGGCGAATGGCAGCACCGCGAAGCCCGCCGCGTGCTGCCCACCGTGCAATGGCGCGACGGCGCCAGCCTGCCCTTCCTGGGCAAGCCAATCACGCTGCAGCTGGAGTCTCCCGCCGGCGTGCTGCTGTTCGATGCCCAGGCCTGCATCCTGCATCTCGCGCTGCCCGTGCATGCCGACGAGCAGCAGATCAAGGATCGCGTGCAAGGCTGGCTGCAACACCAGGCACGACGCCTGCTGGCACAGCGGCTCGATATCTACGCGGAAAAGCTCGGCGTGCGGCATAGCGCGTTTGCGCTGACCTCCGCCGCCACGCGCTGGGGCAGTTGCACCGCCGACGGCAAGATCCGCCTGAACTGGCGTTTGATGCATTTTCCGCTGTCGATGATCGACTACGTGGCCGCCCACGAGCTGGCGCATCTCAAGGAGATGAACCACAGCCCGAGGTTCTGGGATACGGTGGCATCGATCTTTCCGGAGTTCCGTGATGCCCGCGCGCAATTGCGGGCCCACCCACCCGAGTTGCTGCCCACGTTCTAG
- the rsmA gene encoding 16S rRNA (adenine(1518)-N(6)/adenine(1519)-N(6))-dimethyltransferase RsmA has translation MRSNVHQGHVARKRFGQNFLVDDGIIHGIVSAIDPQHGDTLVEIGPGLGALTQPLLERLPQMQVVELDRDLVERLRRRYGERLLIHAGDALAFDFGKLCEAGKPLRIVGNLPYNISSPLLFHLAEFADQVRDQHFMLQKEVVERMVAEPGSKAFGRLSIMLQVRYHMEHVLDVPPASFNPPPKVDSAVVRMIPWPRQPDGQLRSPYPACNLTVLGDVVAAAFSQRRKVLRNTLSMLRDQVDFEALGFDLARRAEEVPVAEYVGLARQLETPAT, from the coding sequence ATGCGTTCCAACGTACACCAGGGCCATGTGGCCCGCAAACGATTCGGACAGAACTTCCTGGTCGATGACGGCATCATCCACGGCATCGTCAGTGCCATCGACCCGCAGCACGGCGACACCCTGGTCGAAATCGGCCCCGGTCTCGGCGCGCTGACCCAGCCGCTGCTGGAGCGCTTGCCGCAGATGCAGGTGGTCGAGCTTGATCGCGACCTGGTAGAGCGCCTGCGCCGCCGCTACGGCGAACGGCTGCTGATCCACGCCGGCGACGCGCTGGCCTTCGATTTCGGCAAGCTGTGCGAAGCCGGCAAGCCGCTGCGCATCGTCGGCAACCTGCCCTACAACATCTCCAGCCCGCTGCTGTTCCACCTGGCCGAGTTTGCCGACCAGGTGCGCGACCAGCACTTCATGCTGCAAAAGGAAGTGGTCGAGCGCATGGTGGCTGAGCCGGGCAGCAAGGCCTTCGGGCGGCTGTCGATCATGCTGCAGGTGCGCTATCACATGGAGCATGTGCTCGATGTGCCGCCGGCCTCGTTCAACCCTCCGCCCAAGGTCGACTCCGCCGTGGTGCGCATGATCCCCTGGCCACGCCAGCCCGATGGCCAGTTGCGCTCTCCGTATCCCGCGTGCAACCTGACGGTGCTTGGCGACGTGGTGGCCGCGGCGTTCTCGCAGCGGCGCAAGGTCCTGCGCAATACACTGTCGATGCTGCGCGACCAGGTCGATTTTGAAGCGCTTGGCTTCGACCTGGCGCGGCGCGCCGAGGAAGTCCCCGTGGCCGAGTACGTCGGCCTGGCGCGCCAGCTTGAAACCCCGGCTACATGA
- the glyS gene encoding glycine--tRNA ligase subunit beta, with translation MSQLLTDSNDTLLIELLTEELPPKALARLGDAFAQGLFAGLSERGLVGDGAAVTAFATPRRLAALVTKVRRNAPDREQREKVLPLTVALDASGQPTAPLAKKLAALAKSVGVEAIDWQTLERASDGKAEAFFYRYTARGAELGAGLQAALDDTIAKLPIPKVMSYQRPDGSTVHFVRPAHGLIALLGTEVVPLSVLGLQAGRTTRGHRFLSSGEIEIAHAGEYAAVLASQGHVLASYADRRERIRTALLEQAGADQVVMPDALLDEVNSLVEWPVVYPCHFEEVFLEVPQECLILTMQTNQKYFALTDAAGHLRNRFLVVSNLATDTPESIISGNERVVRPRLADAKFFFDQDRKKTLASRVPQLANVVYHNKIGTQLDRVQRLQQIAGHIADALGAAGIAVEKAAAMRGAELAKADLLTDMVGEFPELQGTMGTYYARHDDEAQSVALACSEHYRPRFAGDALPGSPVSLAVALADKLETLVGIWGIGLSPTGEKDPFALRRHALGILRMLVETPLPLSIDALLELTQQAFAGIAAVKPAQAAIADFLYDRLRGYLKDKGYTTHEVEAVVSLRPQRLDDILARLEAVRTFAALPQAEALAAANKRITNILRKNTEPVGTVQPALLQEAAESALHKAVESVRPQVDAAFANGDFATALRDLAQLREAVDQFFNDVMVMAEDPQLRANRLALLASLHVLANRVADISKLAA, from the coding sequence ATGTCGCAACTCCTGACCGATTCGAACGATACGCTGCTGATCGAACTGCTCACCGAAGAGCTGCCGCCCAAGGCGCTGGCACGCTTGGGCGACGCCTTCGCGCAGGGCCTCTTCGCCGGCCTCTCCGAGCGTGGCTTGGTAGGTGACGGTGCCGCCGTGACCGCGTTCGCCACGCCGCGCCGGCTGGCTGCGCTGGTCACCAAAGTGCGCCGTAACGCGCCAGACCGCGAGCAGCGCGAGAAAGTGCTGCCGCTGACCGTGGCGCTGGACGCCAGCGGCCAGCCCACCGCCCCGCTGGCCAAGAAACTGGCCGCCCTGGCCAAATCGGTGGGCGTCGAGGCAATCGACTGGCAAACCCTGGAACGCGCCTCCGATGGCAAGGCCGAGGCCTTCTTCTACCGCTACACCGCGCGCGGCGCCGAACTGGGCGCGGGGCTGCAGGCAGCGCTGGACGACACCATCGCCAAGCTGCCCATCCCCAAGGTGATGAGCTACCAGCGCCCGGACGGCAGCACGGTGCATTTCGTGCGTCCCGCGCACGGTTTGATCGCACTGCTTGGCACCGAGGTGGTGCCGCTCAGCGTGCTGGGGCTGCAAGCGGGCCGGACCACGCGCGGCCACCGCTTCCTCTCCAGCGGTGAGATCGAGATCGCGCATGCAGGCGAATACGCCGCCGTGCTGGCGTCGCAAGGCCACGTGCTGGCCAGCTACGCGGATCGCCGCGAACGCATCCGCACCGCGCTGCTGGAGCAAGCGGGCGCCGACCAGGTCGTGATGCCCGATGCGCTGCTCGACGAAGTCAACTCACTGGTGGAATGGCCGGTGGTCTATCCTTGCCACTTCGAGGAGGTCTTCCTCGAGGTGCCGCAGGAATGCCTGATCCTGACCATGCAGACCAACCAGAAGTACTTTGCGCTGACCGATGCCGCGGGCCACCTGCGCAACCGTTTCCTGGTGGTTTCCAACCTGGCCACCGATACGCCGGAGTCCATCATCAGCGGCAACGAGCGCGTCGTGCGCCCGCGCCTGGCGGACGCCAAGTTCTTCTTCGACCAGGACCGCAAGAAGACCCTTGCCTCGCGCGTGCCGCAACTGGCCAACGTGGTCTATCACAACAAGATCGGCACGCAGCTTGACCGCGTGCAGCGCCTGCAGCAGATCGCCGGACACATCGCCGACGCGCTGGGCGCAGCCGGCATTGCCGTGGAAAAGGCTGCCGCCATGCGTGGGGCCGAACTCGCCAAGGCCGACCTGCTGACCGACATGGTGGGCGAATTCCCGGAACTGCAAGGCACCATGGGCACGTACTACGCGCGCCACGACGACGAAGCGCAGAGCGTGGCGCTGGCCTGCTCGGAGCACTACCGCCCGCGCTTTGCCGGCGACGCCCTGCCGGGCAGCCCGGTGAGCCTGGCCGTGGCGCTGGCCGACAAGCTGGAAACGCTGGTCGGCATCTGGGGCATCGGCCTGTCGCCCACCGGCGAGAAGGACCCGTTCGCGCTGCGCCGCCACGCGCTGGGCATCCTGCGCATGCTGGTCGAAACCCCGCTGCCGCTGTCGATCGACGCGCTGCTGGAACTCACCCAGCAAGCCTTCGCCGGCATTGCCGCGGTCAAGCCGGCGCAAGCCGCGATTGCCGATTTCCTGTACGACCGCCTGCGCGGCTACCTGAAGGACAAGGGCTACACCACCCATGAGGTCGAAGCCGTGGTGAGCCTGCGCCCGCAGCGCCTGGACGATATCCTGGCCCGCCTGGAAGCGGTGCGTACCTTTGCCGCCCTGCCCCAGGCCGAGGCGCTGGCCGCAGCCAACAAGCGCATCACCAACATCCTGCGCAAGAACACCGAGCCCGTGGGTACGGTGCAGCCGGCCCTGCTCCAGGAAGCCGCCGAAAGCGCGCTGCACAAGGCGGTGGAAAGCGTGCGTCCGCAAGTGGATGCCGCCTTCGCCAATGGCGACTTCGCCACCGCGCTGCGCGACCTGGCGCAGCTGCGCGAAGCGGTCGACCAGTTCTTCAACGATGTCATGGTGATGGCCGAAGACCCGCAACTGCGCGCCAACCGGCTCGCGCTGCTGGCCTCGCTGCATGTGCTGGCCAATCGCGTGGCCGACATCTCCAAGCTGGCCGCGTAA
- a CDS encoding DMT family transporter: MVILCVAWGLQQVVIKATAPLMGAVLQAGVRSAVAAVLVFGFAAWRRTPLWQHDGTLGAGLLAGLLFGAEFFCIFVGLGHTTASRMAVFLYTAPIFTALGLHLSVAGERLRRGQWLGVGLAFCGMALAFADGIATPAAHGGSTLPGDALGILAGLLWAATTVVVRASRLASAAPSKTLLYQLAVSAVMLLSMALAAGQHLHARVDGLVVASLFYQSVLIAFASYLTWFWLLRQYLASRLSVFSFLTPLFGVAFGVVLMHDAVGMRFAIAAVLVLGGIVLVNRRE, from the coding sequence ATGGTCATCCTGTGCGTGGCCTGGGGACTGCAGCAAGTGGTCATCAAGGCGACGGCGCCACTGATGGGCGCCGTGCTCCAGGCCGGCGTGCGCTCGGCGGTGGCAGCCGTGCTGGTGTTCGGCTTTGCCGCCTGGCGCCGCACGCCGCTGTGGCAACACGACGGCACGCTGGGCGCCGGGCTGCTGGCTGGCCTGCTGTTCGGCGCCGAGTTCTTCTGCATCTTCGTCGGGCTCGGCCACACCACGGCTTCGCGCATGGCGGTGTTCCTCTACACCGCGCCCATCTTTACCGCACTCGGCCTGCATCTGAGCGTCGCCGGCGAACGCCTGCGGCGCGGGCAATGGTTGGGCGTCGGGCTGGCCTTCTGCGGCATGGCGCTGGCCTTTGCCGATGGCATCGCCACGCCGGCCGCGCATGGCGGCAGCACGTTGCCGGGCGATGCGCTGGGGATCCTGGCCGGCTTGCTCTGGGCCGCTACCACGGTGGTGGTGCGCGCCAGCCGGCTGGCTTCGGCAGCGCCCAGCAAGACGCTGCTCTATCAACTTGCAGTGTCTGCGGTGATGCTGCTGTCCATGGCGCTTGCAGCCGGGCAGCATCTGCATGCGCGCGTCGACGGCTTGGTGGTGGCCAGCCTGTTCTACCAGTCGGTGCTGATTGCGTTCGCCAGCTACCTGACGTGGTTCTGGCTACTGCGGCAGTACCTGGCTTCGCGCTTGTCGGTGTTTTCGTTTTTGACGCCGCTGTTCGGGGTGGCGTTTGGCGTGGTGCTGATGCATGACGCCGTGGGCATGCGGTTTGCGATTGCCGCGGTGCTGGTGTTGGGGGGGATTGTTTTGGTGAATCGGCGGGAGTAA
- the gmhB gene encoding D-glycero-beta-D-manno-heptose 1,7-bisphosphate 7-phosphatase has translation MPQTPPKLVVLDRDGVVNLDSDQFIKTPDEWIPIDGSLEAIAALNQAGYRVVIVSNQSGIGRGLFEMSALNAMHEKMHKALANLGGRVDAVFFCPHTAADGCDCRKPKPGMLEQLAERFGVELKGVPLVGDSLRDLEAGLAVGCAPHLVLTGKGPKTEKKGGLPPGTLIHDDLRAFARWLLTGDGAPRQAGS, from the coding sequence ATGCCGCAGACACCGCCCAAGCTTGTCGTGCTCGATCGCGACGGGGTCGTCAACCTCGACAGCGACCAGTTCATCAAGACGCCGGACGAATGGATCCCCATCGATGGAAGCCTGGAAGCAATCGCGGCGCTCAACCAGGCCGGCTATCGCGTGGTGATCGTCAGCAACCAGTCCGGCATCGGCCGCGGCCTGTTCGAGATGAGCGCGCTCAACGCCATGCACGAGAAGATGCACAAGGCGCTGGCCAACCTGGGCGGGCGCGTCGACGCGGTCTTCTTCTGCCCGCATACGGCGGCGGATGGCTGCGATTGCCGCAAACCCAAGCCCGGCATGCTTGAGCAGCTGGCTGAGCGCTTCGGCGTCGAGCTCAAGGGCGTGCCGCTGGTGGGCGACTCCCTGCGCGACCTCGAAGCCGGGCTGGCGGTAGGCTGCGCCCCGCACCTGGTGCTGACCGGCAAAGGCCCCAAGACCGAGAAAAAGGGCGGCCTGCCGCCCGGCACGCTGATCCACGACGACCTGCGCGCCTTTGCGCGCTGGCTGCTCACCGGCGATGGCGCTCCGCGCCAGGCCGGTTCCTGA
- the gloA gene encoding lactoylglutathione lyase, whose amino-acid sequence MRLLHTMLRVGDLQRSIDFYTRILGMQLLRESDNTEYKYRLAFVGYGPESETAVLELTYNYGVEKYEMGTAYGHIALETDNAAATCERIRAAGGNVVREAGPVKGGTTVIAFVEDPDGYKIELIERNSTRDASRP is encoded by the coding sequence ATGCGACTCCTCCACACCATGCTCCGCGTCGGCGACCTGCAACGCTCGATCGACTTCTACACCCGCATCCTCGGCATGCAGCTGCTGCGCGAGAGCGACAACACCGAATACAAATATCGCCTCGCCTTCGTCGGCTACGGCCCGGAATCCGAAACCGCCGTGCTCGAGCTGACCTATAACTACGGCGTGGAAAAGTACGAGATGGGCACCGCCTACGGCCATATCGCGCTGGAAACCGATAACGCGGCAGCCACGTGCGAGCGCATCCGCGCCGCCGGCGGCAATGTCGTGCGCGAGGCCGGCCCGGTCAAGGGCGGCACCACGGTGATCGCTTTCGTCGAAGACCCGGACGGCTACAAGATCGAGCTGATCGAGCGCAATTCCACGCGCGACGCCAGCCGTCCTTGA
- a CDS encoding lysophospholipid acyltransferase family protein, with translation MIFLRSLLFALFLLVLTPPYACACFIVFPFMNADRRYRFVRGWPRLVTGAAALICGIRYRYEGREHFDAMLDKPVVVLSKHQSAWETVAYLATMPKPMCFVFKRELLMVPFFGWALGMLKMVHINRKEGTRAFASAVRQGRERLAEGAWIIMFPEGTRTPSGLEKTRYKSGGARLAVETGAWVIPMAVNSGRLWPRNSFLKYPGLITVSVGAPISSANKTADQVNQEVEAWIEQDMRRIDAESYRSRTPA, from the coding sequence ATGATTTTTCTCCGCTCCTTGCTGTTCGCGTTGTTCCTCCTGGTACTGACGCCGCCCTATGCCTGCGCGTGCTTCATCGTCTTTCCGTTCATGAACGCCGACCGCCGCTACCGCTTCGTGCGCGGCTGGCCGCGGCTGGTGACCGGTGCGGCCGCGCTGATCTGCGGCATCCGCTACCGCTATGAAGGCCGCGAGCATTTCGATGCCATGCTCGACAAGCCGGTGGTGGTGCTGTCCAAGCACCAGTCGGCGTGGGAAACCGTGGCCTACCTGGCCACCATGCCCAAGCCGATGTGCTTCGTGTTCAAGCGCGAACTGCTGATGGTGCCCTTTTTCGGCTGGGCGCTGGGCATGCTCAAGATGGTGCACATCAACCGCAAGGAAGGCACCCGTGCCTTCGCCTCAGCGGTGCGCCAGGGCCGCGAGCGGCTGGCCGAAGGCGCCTGGATCATCATGTTCCCGGAAGGCACGCGCACCCCGTCGGGCCTGGAGAAAACACGCTACAAGAGTGGCGGCGCACGCCTTGCGGTGGAGACCGGCGCATGGGTAATCCCGATGGCGGTCAACTCCGGCCGCCTGTGGCCACGCAACTCGTTCCTCAAGTACCCGGGCCTGATCACGGTCTCCGTCGGCGCGCCGATTTCTTCGGCCAACAAGACGGCCGACCAGGTCAATCAAGAGGTTGAGGCGTGGATCGAACAAGATATGCGTAGAATCGACGCCGAGAGCTACCGGAGCAGAACGCCCGCATGA